A portion of the Mycobacterium paraseoulense genome contains these proteins:
- the narH gene encoding nitrate reductase subunit beta gives MKVMAQLAMVMNLDKCIGCHTCSVTCKQAWTNRPGTEYVWFNNVETRPGQGYPRTYEDQERWRGGWIRDKKGRLRLRDGGRIHKLLRIFANPRLPIIDDYYEPWTYDYENLTTAPAGDTFPTAAPKSLITGEPMKISWGPNWDDNLSGSPEILAGDPILKKVSEDVKLALEETFMFYLPRICEHCLNPSCVASCPSGAMYKRSEDGIVLVDQDRCRGWRMCVSGCPYKKVYFNHKTGKAEKCTLCYPRMEVGLPTICSETCVGRLRYLGLVLYDVDRVLEAASVENDTDLYEAQCRILLDPNDPEVITAARAEGISDEWIEAAQRSPVYALINDYKVALPLHPEYRTMPMVWYIPPLSPVVDAVSRDGHDGEELGNLFGALDALRIPMQYLAELFTAGDTAVVEGVLRRLAAMRSYMRDINLGRETQPQIPHSVGMTEEQIYEMYRLLAIAKYEERYVIPTAFAPQARDLEDMGCSLTGDGGPGMYESGEPVPVSVETFHALKRPGGEEPVNGHRSARVNLLNWDGRQVPAGMFPEEQKR, from the coding sequence ATGAAAGTCATGGCGCAGCTGGCGATGGTGATGAACCTCGACAAGTGCATCGGCTGCCACACCTGCTCGGTCACCTGCAAGCAGGCCTGGACGAACCGCCCCGGCACCGAGTACGTGTGGTTCAACAACGTCGAAACCCGCCCCGGCCAAGGCTATCCGCGCACTTACGAAGACCAGGAGCGGTGGCGCGGTGGCTGGATTCGCGACAAGAAGGGCCGGTTGCGGCTGCGCGACGGCGGCCGCATCCACAAGCTGTTGCGCATCTTCGCCAACCCCCGGCTGCCCATCATCGACGACTACTACGAGCCCTGGACCTACGACTACGAGAACCTGACCACCGCGCCCGCGGGTGACACGTTCCCCACGGCCGCGCCGAAGAGCCTCATCACCGGCGAACCGATGAAAATCTCGTGGGGACCGAACTGGGATGACAACTTGTCCGGGTCGCCGGAGATCCTGGCCGGCGACCCGATCCTGAAGAAGGTCAGCGAGGACGTCAAGCTCGCGCTCGAAGAGACCTTCATGTTCTACCTGCCCCGGATCTGCGAGCACTGCCTCAACCCCTCCTGCGTGGCGTCGTGCCCGTCGGGCGCGATGTACAAACGCAGCGAGGACGGCATCGTCCTGGTCGACCAGGACCGCTGCCGCGGCTGGCGGATGTGCGTCTCCGGATGTCCTTACAAGAAGGTGTATTTCAACCACAAGACAGGCAAGGCCGAGAAGTGCACGCTGTGCTACCCGCGGATGGAGGTCGGCCTGCCGACCATCTGCTCGGAGACGTGCGTGGGCCGACTGCGGTATCTGGGCCTGGTGCTCTACGACGTCGACCGCGTGCTGGAGGCGGCGTCGGTGGAGAACGACACCGACCTGTACGAGGCGCAGTGCCGAATCCTGTTGGATCCCAACGATCCCGAGGTGATCACCGCCGCCCGCGCGGAGGGCATCTCCGACGAGTGGATCGAGGCCGCACAGCGCTCGCCGGTGTACGCGCTGATCAACGACTACAAGGTCGCGCTGCCCCTGCACCCCGAATACCGCACCATGCCGATGGTCTGGTACATCCCGCCGCTGTCGCCAGTGGTCGACGCGGTCAGCCGGGACGGCCATGACGGGGAGGAGCTGGGCAACCTCTTCGGCGCGCTGGACGCGCTGCGCATCCCCATGCAGTACCTGGCCGAACTGTTCACCGCCGGTGACACCGCTGTGGTCGAGGGCGTGCTGCGGCGGCTCGCGGCGATGCGTTCCTACATGCGCGACATCAATCTCGGGCGCGAAACCCAGCCGCAAATCCCGCATTCGGTGGGGATGACCGAAGAGCAGATCTACGAGATGTACCGGCTGCTGGCGATCGCGAAATACGAAGAACGGTACGTCATTCCGACCGCGTTCGCCCCGCAGGCCCGTGACCTCGAGGACATGGGTTGCTCGTTGACGGGCGACGGCGGCCCGGGCATGTACGAGTCGGGCGAACCGGTGCCCGTGTCCGTGGAGACGTTCCACGCGCTCAAGCGGCCGGGCGGCGAGGAGCCGGTCAACGGTCACCGGTCCGCGCGGGTGAACCTGCTGAACTGGGACGGCCGCCAGGTGCCCGCGGGGATGTTCCCCGAAGAGCAGAAGCGATGA